The Brachionichthys hirsutus isolate HB-005 chromosome 8, CSIRO-AGI_Bhir_v1, whole genome shotgun sequence genome contains a region encoding:
- the iqsec1b gene encoding IQ motif and SEC7 domain-containing protein 1 isoform X1, with the protein MENPTENPSKAAEYLKELNKIINTQRGLLEQQRVRIGELELQVTDLCQENACLADQHLRHLATCRERQCRPGLDGGVFPNVIQDKRHASLPVAVSEIPLSLVAPLCRRSYPCHEWKSASFGVEGDAPGSEVGASVDPGYSCVPVTHSGGLGPDHLDSQLYGNIFLPGHQRPRRPKLQHSQSILRKQAEEEAIKRSRSLSESYELSSDLQDKQVEMLERKYGGRFITRHAARTIQTAFRQYQMNKNFERLRSSMSENRMSRRIVLSNMRMQFSFEGPEKVHSSYFEGKQVSLSDDNAKVGALVQSEHAGDLGLPATSATTQSDFSDAITELEDAFSRQVKSLAESIDDALNCRSVHGDDSQSEPGRSHQDLEREVSGPVKPSHSASERRKLDEMTASYSDVTLYIDEEELSPPLSRSVERPSSTESDLRHRSLNSSQDYWSLAHKDEKGDTDTSCRSTPSLECQEQRLRVDHLPLLTIEPPSDSSVELSDRSDRSSLKRQNAYERSVSNPQSSSPKHVGHGLPPRGLPREEDAARHRPRQLEAHLAINGTANRQSKSESDFSDGDNDSVNSTSNSNDTINCSSESSSRDSLREQTLSKQTYHKETRNSWDSPAFSNDIIRKRHYRIGLNLFNKKPEKGIQYLIERNFVPDTPVGVAHFLLQRKGLSRQMIGEFLGNRQKQFNRDVLDCVVDEMDFSAMELDEALRKFQAHIRVQGEAQKVERLIEAYSQRYCICNPGVVRQFRNPDTIFILAFAIILLNTDMYSPNVKPERKMKLEDFVKNLRGVDDGEDIPREMLVGIYERIHKRELKTNEDHVSQVQKVEKLIVGKKPIGSLHHGLGCVLSLPHRRLVCYCRLFEVPDPNKPQKLGLHQREIFLFNDLLVVTKIFQKKKNSVTYSFRQSFSLYGMQVLLFENQYYPNGVRLTSAIPGADIKVLINFNAPNPQDRKKFTDDLRESIAEVQEMEKYRIESELEKQKGVVRPSMSQSSGLKKDTGNGNLSRASLDDSYAIGEGLKRSALSSSLRDLSEAGKRGRRSSAGSLDSNMEGSIISSPHMRRRPPSSRDCPSRHSGQSLPNSSSLLGSLFGARRVKSPSPTPHPTLISHAPHPTNLHHTARVETDTPGPMHHAQFCHVTQNPPPYHHHHHYHPPAHLQHPPHQYQPPPSHSQQASYPPHVQHGHGGHPAHSSHPAHGAHHHGVPPPASQSTSSTKPKHSGISTVV; encoded by the exons TGTGGAAGGTGATGCTCCTGGCAGCGAAGTGGGTGCCTCTGTGGACCCCGGCTACAGTTGTGTCCCAGTGACCCACAGCGGCGGGCTCGGTCCCGACCACCTGGACAGCCAGCTCTACGGAAACATCTTCCTGCCGGGCCACCAACGGCCCCGCCGGCCCAAGCTACAGCACTCCCAGTCCATCCTTCGCAagcaggcagaggaggaggcaaTCAAGCGCTCCCGCTCCCTGTCGGAGAGCTATGAGCTCTCATCAGACCTGCAGGATAAGCAG GTGGAGATGCTAGAGCGTAAATACGGTGGGCGCTTCATAACCCGGCATGCAGCCCGTACCATCCAGACGGCGTTCCGCCAGTACCAGATGAACAAAAACTTTGAGCGTCTCCGAAGCTCTATGTCTGAGAACCGCATGTCCAGGAGGATCGTGCTATCCAATATGAGAATGCAGTTCTCCTTTGAAGGACCTGAAAAAGTCCACAGCTCCTACTTCGAGGGAAAGCAAGTGTCGCTATCGGACGACAACGCCAAAGTCGGAGCGCTGGTTCAGTCGGAGCATGCCGGGGATTTGGGCCTGCCGGCCACGAGCGCCACGACGCAGAGCGACTTCTCAGATGCTATTACGGAACTAGAGGATGCCTTCTCCAGACAGGTCAAATCTTTAGCCGAGTCCATAGACGATGCTCTGAACTGTCGCAGCGTGCACGGTGACGACAGCCAATCGGAACCAGGGAGAAGCCACCAGGATTTGGAAAGAGAGGTCAGCGGCCCGGTCAAACCCTCACACAGTGCTTCCGAACGTCGCAAACTGGACGAGATGACGGCGTCTTACAGCGACGTCACGCTTTACatcgatgaagaggagctgtcGCCGCCGCTGTCTCGGTCTGTAGAGCGGCCCTCCAGCACAGAATCGGACCTGCGTCATCGTTCCCTCAACTCATCCCAGGACTATTGGTCCCTGGCCCACAAGGATGAGAAAGGGGACACGGACACCAGCTGCCGCAGTACCCCCTCCCTGGAGTGCCAAGAGCAGCGGCTGCGAGTCGACCATCTACCCTTGTTGACCATCGAGCCTCCGAGCGACAGTTCAGTGGAGCTGAGCGATCGCTCTGATCGCAGCTCCCTGAAGAGGCAGAACGCCTACGAGCGGAGCGTCAGCAACCCGCAGAGCAGCAGCCCCAAACACGTCGGCCACGGCCTGCCGCCCCGGGGGCTTCCTCGAGAAGAGGACGCCGCCCGCCATCGGCCGCGGCAGCTGGAGGCCCACCTGGCCATCAACGGCACCGCCAACCGGCAGAGCAAGTCCGAGTCTGACTTCTCCGACGGCGACAACGACAGCGTCAACAGCACGTCCAACTCCAACGACACCATCAACTGCAGCTCCGAGTCGTCGTCCAGGGACAGCCTGAGGGAGCAGACGCTCAGCAAGCAGACGTACCACAAGGAGACGCGCAACAGCTGGGACTCTCCGGCGTTCAGCAACGACATCATTCGCAAGAGGCACTACCGCATCGGGCTGAACCTCTTCAACAA GAAACCAGAAAAGGGCATCCAGTATCTGATAGAGAGGAACTTTGTCCCCGACACTCCAGTGGGCGTGGCCCACTTTCTGCTCCAGAGGAAAGGCTTGAGTCGGCAGATGATCGGCGAGTTCCTGGGCAACAGGCAGAAGCAGTTTAACCGAGATGTCCTTGA CTGTGTGGTGGATGAAATGGACTTCTCAGCGATGGAGCTGGATGAAGCGCTCAGGAAATTCCAGGCGCACATCAGGGTGCAGGGCGAGGCCCAGAAGGTCGAGCGGCTGATTGAGGCCTACAG CCAGCGCTATTGCATCTGTAATCCTGGCGTGGTGCGCCAGTTCCGGAACCCTGACACCATCTTCATCCTGGCCTTTGCCATCATCCTCCTCAATACAGACATGTACAGCCCCAACGTCAAgccagagaggaagatgaagctggAAGACTTTGTAAAGAACCTTCGAg GAGTGGACGATGGGGAGGACATCCCCCGAGAGATGCTGGTAGGAATATATGAGCGGATTCACAAGCGGGAGCTCAAGACTAATGAAGACCATGTGTCCCAGGTTCAGAAAGTGGAAAAGCTCATTGTTGGGAAAAAGCCG ATTGGCTCGCTGCACCACGGCCTGGGCTGC GTACTATCCCTACCCCACAGGAGGCTGGTGTGTTACTGCAGACTTTTTGAAGTACCCGACCCCAACAAACCACAAAAGTTGGGCCTGCACCAAAgggagatcttcctcttcaATGACCTGCTTGTG GTTACAAAgattttccaaaagaaaaagaactctGTGACGTACAGCTTCCGTCAGTCCTTCTCGCTTTATGGCATGCAAGTGTTGCTCTTTGAGAATCAGT ATTACCCCAATGGAGTCCGATTGACTTCAGCCATTCCTGGAGCTgacatcaaagtcctcatcaaCTTCAATGCACCCAATCCTCAGGACCGCAAAAAGTTTACTGACGATCTGCGAGAATCGATTGCTGAAGTCCAGGAGATGGAGAAGTACCGGATAGAGT CGGAACTAGAAAAACAGAAGGGGGTGGTGAGACCCAGCATGTCCCAGAGTTCAGGGTTGAAGAAGGACACGGGCAACGGCAACCTGAGCCGAGCGAGCCTGGACGACAGCTACGCCATCGGCGAAGGTTTGAAGAGGAGCGCCCTCAGCAGTTCCCTACGCGACCTCTCGGAAGCAG GCAAGCGTGGGAGACGCAGCAGTGCAGGATCACTAGACAGCAATATGGAA GGGTCCATCATTAGCAGTCCTCACATGCGGCGGAGACCCCCGTCCAGCCGAGACTGTCCTTCCCGCCACAGCGGCCAGTCCCTGCCCAACTCCTCTTCTCTGCTTGGGTCTTTGTTCGGCGCCCGACGGGTGAAGTCGCCCAGCCCCACCCCGCATCCCACCCTCATCTCCCACGCGCCTCACCCCACCAACCTGCACCACACGGCCCGGGTGGAGACAGACACGCCGGGTCCCATGCACCACGCCCAGTTCTGCCACGTGACCCAGAACCCGCCGCCttaccaccaccatcatcactaCCACCCACCGGCGCACTTGCAGCACCCTCCGCACCAGTACCAACCGCCCCCTTCTCACAGCCAGCAGGCGTCCTATCCGCCACACGTGCAGCACGGCCACGGGGGCCACCCGGCCCACTCCTCCCACCCAGCCCATGGCGCCCACCACCACGGCGTACCTCCACCAGCCTCCCAATCAACCAGTAGCACCAAGCCCAAGCACAGCGGCATCAGCACGGTGGTCTGA
- the iqsec1b gene encoding IQ motif and SEC7 domain-containing protein 1 isoform X2, whose amino-acid sequence MTHRRLRHTVEGDAPGSEVGASVDPGYSCVPVTHSGGLGPDHLDSQLYGNIFLPGHQRPRRPKLQHSQSILRKQAEEEAIKRSRSLSESYELSSDLQDKQVEMLERKYGGRFITRHAARTIQTAFRQYQMNKNFERLRSSMSENRMSRRIVLSNMRMQFSFEGPEKVHSSYFEGKQVSLSDDNAKVGALVQSEHAGDLGLPATSATTQSDFSDAITELEDAFSRQVKSLAESIDDALNCRSVHGDDSQSEPGRSHQDLEREVSGPVKPSHSASERRKLDEMTASYSDVTLYIDEEELSPPLSRSVERPSSTESDLRHRSLNSSQDYWSLAHKDEKGDTDTSCRSTPSLECQEQRLRVDHLPLLTIEPPSDSSVELSDRSDRSSLKRQNAYERSVSNPQSSSPKHVGHGLPPRGLPREEDAARHRPRQLEAHLAINGTANRQSKSESDFSDGDNDSVNSTSNSNDTINCSSESSSRDSLREQTLSKQTYHKETRNSWDSPAFSNDIIRKRHYRIGLNLFNKKPEKGIQYLIERNFVPDTPVGVAHFLLQRKGLSRQMIGEFLGNRQKQFNRDVLDCVVDEMDFSAMELDEALRKFQAHIRVQGEAQKVERLIEAYSQRYCICNPGVVRQFRNPDTIFILAFAIILLNTDMYSPNVKPERKMKLEDFVKNLRGVDDGEDIPREMLVGIYERIHKRELKTNEDHVSQVQKVEKLIVGKKPIGSLHHGLGCVLSLPHRRLVCYCRLFEVPDPNKPQKLGLHQREIFLFNDLLVVTKIFQKKKNSVTYSFRQSFSLYGMQVLLFENQYYPNGVRLTSAIPGADIKVLINFNAPNPQDRKKFTDDLRESIAEVQEMEKYRIESELEKQKGVVRPSMSQSSGLKKDTGNGNLSRASLDDSYAIGEGLKRSALSSSLRDLSEAGKRGRRSSAGSLDSNMEGSIISSPHMRRRPPSSRDCPSRHSGQSLPNSSSLLGSLFGARRVKSPSPTPHPTLISHAPHPTNLHHTARVETDTPGPMHHAQFCHVTQNPPPYHHHHHYHPPAHLQHPPHQYQPPPSHSQQASYPPHVQHGHGGHPAHSSHPAHGAHHHGVPPPASQSTSSTKPKHSGISTVV is encoded by the exons TGTGGAAGGTGATGCTCCTGGCAGCGAAGTGGGTGCCTCTGTGGACCCCGGCTACAGTTGTGTCCCAGTGACCCACAGCGGCGGGCTCGGTCCCGACCACCTGGACAGCCAGCTCTACGGAAACATCTTCCTGCCGGGCCACCAACGGCCCCGCCGGCCCAAGCTACAGCACTCCCAGTCCATCCTTCGCAagcaggcagaggaggaggcaaTCAAGCGCTCCCGCTCCCTGTCGGAGAGCTATGAGCTCTCATCAGACCTGCAGGATAAGCAG GTGGAGATGCTAGAGCGTAAATACGGTGGGCGCTTCATAACCCGGCATGCAGCCCGTACCATCCAGACGGCGTTCCGCCAGTACCAGATGAACAAAAACTTTGAGCGTCTCCGAAGCTCTATGTCTGAGAACCGCATGTCCAGGAGGATCGTGCTATCCAATATGAGAATGCAGTTCTCCTTTGAAGGACCTGAAAAAGTCCACAGCTCCTACTTCGAGGGAAAGCAAGTGTCGCTATCGGACGACAACGCCAAAGTCGGAGCGCTGGTTCAGTCGGAGCATGCCGGGGATTTGGGCCTGCCGGCCACGAGCGCCACGACGCAGAGCGACTTCTCAGATGCTATTACGGAACTAGAGGATGCCTTCTCCAGACAGGTCAAATCTTTAGCCGAGTCCATAGACGATGCTCTGAACTGTCGCAGCGTGCACGGTGACGACAGCCAATCGGAACCAGGGAGAAGCCACCAGGATTTGGAAAGAGAGGTCAGCGGCCCGGTCAAACCCTCACACAGTGCTTCCGAACGTCGCAAACTGGACGAGATGACGGCGTCTTACAGCGACGTCACGCTTTACatcgatgaagaggagctgtcGCCGCCGCTGTCTCGGTCTGTAGAGCGGCCCTCCAGCACAGAATCGGACCTGCGTCATCGTTCCCTCAACTCATCCCAGGACTATTGGTCCCTGGCCCACAAGGATGAGAAAGGGGACACGGACACCAGCTGCCGCAGTACCCCCTCCCTGGAGTGCCAAGAGCAGCGGCTGCGAGTCGACCATCTACCCTTGTTGACCATCGAGCCTCCGAGCGACAGTTCAGTGGAGCTGAGCGATCGCTCTGATCGCAGCTCCCTGAAGAGGCAGAACGCCTACGAGCGGAGCGTCAGCAACCCGCAGAGCAGCAGCCCCAAACACGTCGGCCACGGCCTGCCGCCCCGGGGGCTTCCTCGAGAAGAGGACGCCGCCCGCCATCGGCCGCGGCAGCTGGAGGCCCACCTGGCCATCAACGGCACCGCCAACCGGCAGAGCAAGTCCGAGTCTGACTTCTCCGACGGCGACAACGACAGCGTCAACAGCACGTCCAACTCCAACGACACCATCAACTGCAGCTCCGAGTCGTCGTCCAGGGACAGCCTGAGGGAGCAGACGCTCAGCAAGCAGACGTACCACAAGGAGACGCGCAACAGCTGGGACTCTCCGGCGTTCAGCAACGACATCATTCGCAAGAGGCACTACCGCATCGGGCTGAACCTCTTCAACAA GAAACCAGAAAAGGGCATCCAGTATCTGATAGAGAGGAACTTTGTCCCCGACACTCCAGTGGGCGTGGCCCACTTTCTGCTCCAGAGGAAAGGCTTGAGTCGGCAGATGATCGGCGAGTTCCTGGGCAACAGGCAGAAGCAGTTTAACCGAGATGTCCTTGA CTGTGTGGTGGATGAAATGGACTTCTCAGCGATGGAGCTGGATGAAGCGCTCAGGAAATTCCAGGCGCACATCAGGGTGCAGGGCGAGGCCCAGAAGGTCGAGCGGCTGATTGAGGCCTACAG CCAGCGCTATTGCATCTGTAATCCTGGCGTGGTGCGCCAGTTCCGGAACCCTGACACCATCTTCATCCTGGCCTTTGCCATCATCCTCCTCAATACAGACATGTACAGCCCCAACGTCAAgccagagaggaagatgaagctggAAGACTTTGTAAAGAACCTTCGAg GAGTGGACGATGGGGAGGACATCCCCCGAGAGATGCTGGTAGGAATATATGAGCGGATTCACAAGCGGGAGCTCAAGACTAATGAAGACCATGTGTCCCAGGTTCAGAAAGTGGAAAAGCTCATTGTTGGGAAAAAGCCG ATTGGCTCGCTGCACCACGGCCTGGGCTGC GTACTATCCCTACCCCACAGGAGGCTGGTGTGTTACTGCAGACTTTTTGAAGTACCCGACCCCAACAAACCACAAAAGTTGGGCCTGCACCAAAgggagatcttcctcttcaATGACCTGCTTGTG GTTACAAAgattttccaaaagaaaaagaactctGTGACGTACAGCTTCCGTCAGTCCTTCTCGCTTTATGGCATGCAAGTGTTGCTCTTTGAGAATCAGT ATTACCCCAATGGAGTCCGATTGACTTCAGCCATTCCTGGAGCTgacatcaaagtcctcatcaaCTTCAATGCACCCAATCCTCAGGACCGCAAAAAGTTTACTGACGATCTGCGAGAATCGATTGCTGAAGTCCAGGAGATGGAGAAGTACCGGATAGAGT CGGAACTAGAAAAACAGAAGGGGGTGGTGAGACCCAGCATGTCCCAGAGTTCAGGGTTGAAGAAGGACACGGGCAACGGCAACCTGAGCCGAGCGAGCCTGGACGACAGCTACGCCATCGGCGAAGGTTTGAAGAGGAGCGCCCTCAGCAGTTCCCTACGCGACCTCTCGGAAGCAG GCAAGCGTGGGAGACGCAGCAGTGCAGGATCACTAGACAGCAATATGGAA GGGTCCATCATTAGCAGTCCTCACATGCGGCGGAGACCCCCGTCCAGCCGAGACTGTCCTTCCCGCCACAGCGGCCAGTCCCTGCCCAACTCCTCTTCTCTGCTTGGGTCTTTGTTCGGCGCCCGACGGGTGAAGTCGCCCAGCCCCACCCCGCATCCCACCCTCATCTCCCACGCGCCTCACCCCACCAACCTGCACCACACGGCCCGGGTGGAGACAGACACGCCGGGTCCCATGCACCACGCCCAGTTCTGCCACGTGACCCAGAACCCGCCGCCttaccaccaccatcatcactaCCACCCACCGGCGCACTTGCAGCACCCTCCGCACCAGTACCAACCGCCCCCTTCTCACAGCCAGCAGGCGTCCTATCCGCCACACGTGCAGCACGGCCACGGGGGCCACCCGGCCCACTCCTCCCACCCAGCCCATGGCGCCCACCACCACGGCGTACCTCCACCAGCCTCCCAATCAACCAGTAGCACCAAGCCCAAGCACAGCGGCATCAGCACGGTGGTCTGA
- the acad9 gene encoding complex I assembly factor ACAD9, mitochondrial, producing MNVSRFLVSSKRLLACTARNAGKEVLRLQQRRSIKTHSRSLAYAKDLFLGQMNKEEVFPYPEIGNEELEELNQFVAPVERFFNEKVDSSTIDREAHIPAETLNGLKELGLFGIMVPEEYGGLGLSNTMYARLAEIISLDASIAVTLAAHQAIGLKGILIAGNEAQKQKYLPKLASGEHVAAFCLTEPGSGSDAASIQTRATLSEDGTHYLLNGSKIWISNGGFADVMTVFARTAATVDGVKTDKISAFIVERAFGGVTSGKPEDKLGIRGSNTCQVSYDNVPVPVENVLGEIGGGFKIAMNILNSGRFSMGSSSAGMIKKLIALTSEYAATRKQFNKSLSEFGMIQDKFALMALNAFVMESMAYLTAGMMDRPGVPDCSLEAAMVKVLSSEGGWICASEALQVLGGLGYTKDYPYERYIRDCRILPIFEGTNEILRMYVALTGLQYAGKILTDKIKEAKKGNIGTALSLFGNKLGSLVGRTKDHGLTGKDGVVHPSLTESAKKLEVNVSYFGSTVENLLYRFGKTIVDEQLVLKKVADVLINMYAMTAVLSRASRSISIGLKNHDHEVLLANTFCSEAFFKNNYMIAQLQKHSPENNDASITKIAKQVLENRAYACSHPLERTF from the exons ATGAATGTAAGCAGGTTTCTTGTCTCGTCAAAGCGACTGCTCGCCTGTACCGCGAGGAATGCCGGGAAAGAAGTTTTACGGCTGCAGCAGCGGAGGTCCATTAAAACTCATTCAAGAAGCCTCGCGTACGCGAAAGATCTGTTCCTCGGTCAGATGAACAAG GAGGAGGTCTTCCCGTATCCAGAAATTGGAAATGAGGAATTGGAGGAGCTCAACCAGTTTGTTGCACCGGTGGAACGATTCTTCAACGAGAAAG TCGACTCGTCGACAATCGACCGAGAAGCCCACATCCCTGCAGAGACGTTAAACGGGCTGAAGGAGCTCGGCCTTTTTGGAATCATGGTTCCCGAGGAGTACG GAGGTCTCGGACTGTCCAACACCATGTACGCCCGACTCGCGGAGATCATCTCCTTGGACGCCTCTATTGCCGTGACACTCGCTGCGCATCAAGCCATCGGACTGAAG GGAATTCTGATCGCAGGAAACGAAGCCCAGAAGCAGAAGTATCTGCCCAAACTGGCCTCAGGAGAACACGTTGCAGCTTTCTGTCTGACGGAGCCTGGAAG CGGAAGTGATGCCGCCTCCATCCAGACCCGTGCGACCCTGTCGGAAGACGGGACGCATTACCTGCTCAACGGCTCCAAG ATTTGGATTTCAAACGGCGGCTTTGCGGATGTCATGACGGTGTTCGCCAGGACGGCGGCGACAGTAGACGGCGTGAAGACGGATAAGATTTCTGCTTTCATTGTGGAGAGGGCGTTTGGGGGCGTCACCAGCGGCAAGCCGGAGGACAAACTGGGCATCCGAGGCTCCAACA CTTGCCAGGTGTCCTATGACAACGTCCCGGTGCCGGTGGAGAATGTCCTCGGAGAAATAGGTGGTGGATTCAAG ATCGCCATGAACATCCTGAACTCGGGGAGGTTCAGTATGGGCAGCTCCTCGGCTGGGATGATTAAGAAACTCATTG CGTTGACCTCCGAGTACGCCGCAACCAGGAAGCAGTTCAACAAAAGCCTGTCGGAGTTCGGCATGATTCAG GACAAGTTTGCGCTGATGGCTCTCAATGCCTTTGTGATGGAGAGCATGGCCTATCTGACGGCAGGGATGATGGACAGACCGGGGGTCCCAGACTGTTCCCTCGAGGCCGCCATGGTTAAG GTGCTCAGCTCCGAGGGAGGCTGGATTTGTGCCAGCGAAGCGCTTCAGGTCCTCGGAGGACTGGGATACACCAAGGACTACCCCTACGAGCGCTACATCAGGGACTGTCGCATCCTGCCCATCTTTGAG GGGACCAATGAAATCCTGAGGATGTACGTTGCTCTCACTGGGCTGCAGTACGCCGGCAAAATCCTCACAGACAAAATCAA GGAAGCAAAGAAAGGAAATATCGGCACGGCTCTGAGCCTGTTTGGGAATAAACTGGGGTCCCTGGTCGGCAGAACGAAGGACCACGGCCTGACGGGAAAGGACGGCGTGGTGCATCCCAGCTTGACG GAAAGTGCAAAGAAGCTGGAAGTCAACGTCAGCTATTTCGGATCGACGGTGGAGAACCTGCTGTACAGATTTGGAAAG acaataGTGGACGAACAGCTCGTCCTGAAGAAAGTGGCGGACGTGCTGATCAACATGTACGCCATGACGGCCGTGCTGTCCCGGGCCAGCCGCTCCATCAGCATCGGCCTCAAGAATCACGACCACGAG GTGCTGCTCGCGAACACGTTCTGCTCCGAGGCCTTCTTCAAGAACAACTACATGATTGCTCAGTTGCAAAAAC ACTCTCCTGAGAACAACGACGCCAGCATCACGAAGATCGCCAAACAGGTTCTGGAGAACCGAGCCTACGCCTGCTCCCACCCCCTGGAGAGAACATTCTGA